ttttctgtaaatttgcattttacagTCATCGTTGTAATTGTGTTACCTGAATTCCTGCCAAACCCCACACTTGGTTTCTTGAATGTTGTTGTAGTTGCACTATGCGTATGCACATCTGCACAAGTCTTTGTGATTTAACATACTTGTAGTTGCTGATATAAATGCATTTACATAAGAGAGCTTTAAAACAAATCAATGTAAATCAACCAGCAAGTAGCATATTTTAATTCACTGATGCTTTCTGTCTCAATCAGAAGGCCCTGCTGGATTTTGTGCAGCCGCCATGGGTAGCAAGACTTTACCAGCGCCAGTccctctccatcctctccttcAGTTGGCCAACTGTTCCCTCATCCAGGGCTCCTCAAGTCTCCAGCTACCAGCAGATCATTTTCACAGCATCTACAGCTTCAGTGCAATGCACGCCATCCATCTTCATCAGTGGACCCTTGGCCTCCCTCCTTTGGCCCTGCCCCGCTGCACCATCTCCAAGTTGCCTCCCCAGTTTTCCTCCATGGCCTCTATCCCCATATTCCCTTACCTTCTGCAGCCTAAGCAGGACTCTGCAGGGCTGCTGCAGAGCTCCAAGAACAAGCCCCGTTTTGACTTTGCCAAcctggcagcagcagccacacAAGAGGATCATTTGAAGGTAGCAGATCTGAGCATGAcaggtgctgctgctgaagcacAGGCTTCATCTCAACACCTACCCTCAGCCAGCCTAGGATGCCTGCTAGACGTAACCAAACTCTCTTCACCAGAGCGCAAATCTAGCCGAGGCAGACTGCCCTCCAAGACCAAGAAAGAATTTGTCTGCAAGTTCTGTGGCCGACATTTTACCAAATCCTATAACCTTTTGATCCATGAGAGGACACATACAGACGAGAGGCCATATACATGTGATATCTGCCACAAGGCCTTTAGAAGGCAGGACCACCTCAGGGACCACAGGTGAGAACCCTTCATCAAATCAAATCGAATCAAATCAGTGCACCACCATTTCTGTATAATTAACTGAGTCTTGACCCTCTCTATTATGAAGTTTCCGTgcaatttttttgtacattttatcaTAGTTCCCACAGTTTCCCTTCATAATCTTTACATCCTATACCATTATGCAAATGACATAACTCCGACATGTGGGAGTTGGCCAGATGGATGTCATGCCATGCTGTCTTTCTGCACAGGATGTGTTTATGCACAGCACAGAGTGTAAGTCTCCCAAGCTTGTATACATACGatgcaaataaaatgtaagCCATTCTGCAATGTGTGCAAACAGCTGggttaattaaaacaaaaacactactGTTACATCAGATGTGTGTGatgaaaaactgttcaaaagttgATGAAACTCCTTGTGTGTACTTGGCCAAAAGGCTTAAAAGAGAAAAGTTTAGTTGTCAAATGATAATAGTCATGTTAGTGTCTGTGCACAACTCATGCAAATGAGTCTGGTATCACTGTAAATCTGTacagacaaaaactaaacctGTGCTTTAAGCTCTGCCGGAAAAACGTTCCATACATTCACAGTAGGACCAGCAACTACATATTCTAAACATGCACAATACTGCCACAGTTAGACACTAATTTTGGACTGCAAGTGGATGTCTCTATGTACAGTCTGCATGTATCTTTGTGGAGTTGACAAAATTTACCTGACCTACACCCTACACAAAGTATGATGCTAGCCAAAAGGTAAATTAATGAATTCTAAATTATATATCACCAACCAAACCCTGTGGGACCCTTGTGGACATGTGGATAcaaaaggttgttgctagaggtacggacccgtagcctgtggactatggatacggcactttccatttgccaatcagatacgcaagatctggtcacgtgactcccggtagacgctagcagtacggacccgtagcatcggtactacaggtacggaccctaaacctgaccctaacactaaccctaaccttaaccttttcttacctttcaacagtttgcagtggttagcagcttcttgactcgcgagactcgcatacgggtccatatctgtctggcaaatggaaagtgccgtatccatagtccacaggctacgggtacgggtccgtatctgtagacactaccgaTACAAAAAGCATGATTTGATATTAAAAGGCTATgaatttttctcacattttgatACAATATGAATTTTCAAGACTTATCTGGGATTTGcctgattgtgtttttaatcgAACCAAACATTCACATGAAATAGGGAAATGCTCATGCAGGTTCTTTTTGATATAACAtgctttgttgtttcatttgagGAACATGTCTGAAATCTCACGACTTTTCCTAAGTTACTAACTTGCTGCACTGTTGTGCTCCCCCTGCAGGTACATCCATTCCAAAGAAAAGCCCTTTAAATGTCAAGAGTGTGGAAAGGGCTTCTGTCAGTCCAGGACTCTGGCTGTTCACAAAACATTACACATGCAGGTCAAGGAAGTGAAGCCAGCAAAGATCAAGTGATTCACTCTGCTTTCGGAGAGGGGACCACTGAAAGAACATGACCAAAGACAACAACAATCAAAGAACTGCCAAAGACAGAGCCCTCCATTTTGGTGCAAACA
This is a stretch of genomic DNA from Acanthochromis polyacanthus isolate Apoly-LR-REF ecotype Palm Island chromosome 1, KAUST_Apoly_ChrSc, whole genome shotgun sequence. It encodes these proteins:
- the osr1 gene encoding protein odd-skipped-related 1; its protein translation is MGSKTLPAPVPLHPLLQLANCSLIQGSSSLQLPADHFHSIYSFSAMHAIHLHQWTLGLPPLALPRCTISKLPPQFSSMASIPIFPYLLQPKQDSAGLLQSSKNKPRFDFANLAAAATQEDHLKVADLSMTGAAAEAQASSQHLPSASLGCLLDVTKLSSPERKSSRGRLPSKTKKEFVCKFCGRHFTKSYNLLIHERTHTDERPYTCDICHKAFRRQDHLRDHRYIHSKEKPFKCQECGKGFCQSRTLAVHKTLHMQVKEVKPAKIK